The region AGGCAGTGTTGCAAGAGCTTGAGGCAGGCCAGATCGATCTGTTGATTTTGTTGACTGGGGTTGGCACACAACAATTAATTGATGCTGCCGCCAGTTTGGGGCTTGAGCAAGCCATGGTGACTGGGTTAGCCAAAACCTCGTTGGTTTGCCGTGGCCCTAAACCAACCGCCGTATTACGCCGTTATGAATTACGCCCAAGTATCAGCGCTGCCTCGCCCTATACAATCAACGATCTCATTAACAGCCTTGATACAGTTGATTTGGCCAAACGTGGCGTTGGCTTGTTGCACTATGGCGAACGCGATCGCAAATTAGCCGATTATTGCCTCGAACGCGGGGCCGTGCTCCACGAACATAGCGTCTATGAATGGCAATTGCCTGCTGATATCAGCCCACTACTCGCGCTAATTGAACAAGCAATTGCTGGCCAGATCGATATTTTCACTTTTACCAGCCAAATTCAGGTGCGCCATTTGTTGCAAGTTGCCGAGCAACAAGGCCAAGCCCAAGCCTTGATTGCGGCCATGCAACAAGCCTTGGTCGCAGCAGTCGGCCCATCGTGTGCCCAAGCGTTGATCAATGTTGGCATTCAACAAGTAATTATGCCTGAACAGCCGTTTATGGGCCAGATGGTGCAACGAATTCTCGACCAAGTGAGCGTCAATAGCTAGCAAATTAAGCCCTCACCCCCTGCCCCCCTCTCCCGCCCAGCGAGCGAGGGGGAAGCGCAAAACCAAACGCCCCGCTCCCGCCACAGTGGGAGAAGGGTCGGGGGTGAGGGCAGACCTCGTAGATCAACTCCCTGCAATGAATGCAGTTTCCACCAATGACGGTGCGCTAACAAACCTGTTCGCTTCGCGATAGCTCCTGCAACGCCATGCAGCCTCACCAATGTGGGTGAATCGTGCCCGATTATTGATCTAGTTTTAATCGACATACTTTACCCTAGCCACCTCTTCTGCCCAACAGGCGAGGGGGAACGACAAAACCAAACGCCCCGCTCCCGCCACAGTGGGAGCGGGGTCGGGGGTGAGGGAGCACAGTCGCTAGATGAATAATTGCTATCTCCCAAGCGTTTGATGTGTGCCACAGGTTTCACGGAGGAGCTTCCAATGTCAAAAATCAGCCGTCGCAATTTTCTCAAAACCGCAGCTTCACTTGGTGCTGCCGTTGCCATGCCCAGCTTTTTGACCGCCTGTGGTGGCAGCGAAAGTGCCAACGAAACTGGTGAGCGCCCAATCAAAATAGGCTTTATTCCGCTGACCGACTGTGCTTCGGTGGTTATGGCGCATACCTTGGGCTTATACCAAAAATATGGGGTCAATGTTGAGGTGGTTAAAGAGGCTTCGTGGGCCAATGTGCGCGATAAGCTGTTGACTGGCGACCTCGATGCTGCCCACTGTTTGTTTGGCATGCCCTTCTCAGTCTATACCGGAGTCGGTGGCAAGGCCGAAAGCGAACTCAAAATTGCTATGATTTTGAATCAAAATGGTCAAGGTATTACGCTCAGCAGTGCGCTTGCCAAAGAGGTTGGTTATGGCGACCCTAGCAAACTCAAGGCGCTGATCAGCCAACGCCCTGCTGATAAACCTGCCACCTTTGCTGGCACCTTCCCAGGCGGAACCCACGATATTTGGCTGCGCTACTGGCTTGCCGCCGCTGGCGTTGATCAAAATAGCGTCAAAATTATCACAATTCCACCACCACAAATGGTTGCCAATATGCGCATCGGCGAAATGGATGGCTTTTGCGTGGGCGAGCCATGGAACGGGGTAGCAGTCAAAGAGGGCATTGGTGAAACCGTGTTGACAACCCAAGATCTGTGGGCGGGACACCCAGAGAAAGCTTTGGTGGTCAATCCAAGTTTTGCTGAAAAACGCCGCGACGACCTCAAAAAAGTCATGAAGGCCATCCTTGAGGCTTCAAAATGGCTTGACGACTTCAACAATCGCAGCGAAGCCGCCAAAGTGATCGGCGGCCAAGCCTATGTAAATGCCCCAGCTGATGTGATCGAAGCGCGTTTGAAGGGTCAATACAACCTTGGGGCAACCTTGGGCGAGCGCACATTTGAGCCAAGCAAAAGCATGGTTTTTTATCAGGATGGCGCGGTCAATGCGCCGCAACGCAGCCATGCAATTTGGTTTATGGCGCAATATGTGCGCTTTGGCCTCTTGCCAAGCGCTCCCGATTACAACGCCATCGCCGACAAGTTGATTATGCGTGATTTGTATGCTGAGGTCGCCAAAGAAATGAGCCTCACTGTCGCAGGCGACGATTTACAACCATTCACTGTCACGCTCGATCAACAAACCTTCGATCCTAAAAGCCCATCCTAGCCCGCAGGCCATCACGACACACCTTCGCGGCTGAAGTAACACGGCTTCAGTCGCTGACACACCAGCCACTCGATTGCCGACCACACAAGGAGCACTTCCATGGCACAAATGATCGAAGTTATTCCACGGCGTGAGAGTTCAGCGCCAACCTTCATCCGCCGCTGGCTCAAAGCAATTTGGCAAACGCTTAGCCCAGTTTTAATGGGAATGTTGATTTTAGCAGGTTTATGGCAAGTTGCTGCTTGGATTTCTGGCGGCACATTGCCCACACCGCTTGCGACCGCCAGCACCTTACGCGACCTTTTGAGCGATCCCTTCTACGACAACGGGCCAAACGATAAAGGCATCGGAATTCAGCTGATGGCTTCGTTGGGGCGGGTGTTCACAGGCTGGGGCATTGGCATCGCGATCGCCATTCCACTGGGTATGCTGCTTGG is a window of Herpetosiphon gulosus DNA encoding:
- a CDS encoding ABC transporter substrate-binding protein, with protein sequence MSKISRRNFLKTAASLGAAVAMPSFLTACGGSESANETGERPIKIGFIPLTDCASVVMAHTLGLYQKYGVNVEVVKEASWANVRDKLLTGDLDAAHCLFGMPFSVYTGVGGKAESELKIAMILNQNGQGITLSSALAKEVGYGDPSKLKALISQRPADKPATFAGTFPGGTHDIWLRYWLAAAGVDQNSVKIITIPPPQMVANMRIGEMDGFCVGEPWNGVAVKEGIGETVLTTQDLWAGHPEKALVVNPSFAEKRRDDLKKVMKAILEASKWLDDFNNRSEAAKVIGGQAYVNAPADVIEARLKGQYNLGATLGERTFEPSKSMVFYQDGAVNAPQRSHAIWFMAQYVRFGLLPSAPDYNAIADKLIMRDLYAEVAKEMSLTVAGDDLQPFTVTLDQQTFDPKSPS
- a CDS encoding uroporphyrinogen-III synthase gives rise to the protein MSSLHGQRIAILEARRASELANLLSRHGATPIHAPALREVSVDAAPVAQAVLQELEAGQIDLLILLTGVGTQQLIDAAASLGLEQAMVTGLAKTSLVCRGPKPTAVLRRYELRPSISAASPYTINDLINSLDTVDLAKRGVGLLHYGERDRKLADYCLERGAVLHEHSVYEWQLPADISPLLALIEQAIAGQIDIFTFTSQIQVRHLLQVAEQQGQAQALIAAMQQALVAAVGPSCAQALINVGIQQVIMPEQPFMGQMVQRILDQVSVNS